One Papaver somniferum cultivar HN1 chromosome 10, ASM357369v1, whole genome shotgun sequence genomic window carries:
- the LOC113315687 gene encoding uncharacterized protein LOC113315687, with the protein MTHFSTIEEETLIYGWVIASNDPIHGKDQKGAIFWGKIMEEYNKRKGPNGVEKDRKALRTKCNTLRAEVKKYILYIRPYFRSRPPGMTEEDYYRRGRENYVAATKKQWTHESIFQILKTYQPDYNPAVNNDDGVGTSTQPSQHTQATEENEVDNLDEEFQNMARFGSSSSTHNSETSDISKRRRYFEQTTDVRSEGRDQAKKRAREAKASHKSDEKLDKLIELLENAQTQRMKKYETEEEYLKKDMENSSILAQTQQRESDMKILRQHLDELQEWEKPVYKIWKNEILARHGLPLIP; encoded by the exons ATGACACACTTTAGTACAATAGAAGAAGAGACACTAATTTATGGTTGGGTCATAGCAAGCAACGATCCGATTCATGGAAAAGATCAAAAAGGTGCAATATTTTGGGGAAAGATAATGGAAGAATACAATAAAAGAAAAGGTCCCAATGGTGTCGAAAAAGATAGAAAGGCATTACGAACAAAGTGTAACACATTGAGAGCCGAagtgaaaaaatatattttatatattagaCCCTACTTCCGAAGTAGACCTCCGGGGATGACCGAGGAGGATTAC TATCGTCGTGGAAGAGAGAATTATGTAGCAGCGACTAAAAAACAATGGACGCACGAATCGATTTTTCAGATCCTGAAGACTTATCAACCAGATTACAATCCAGCggtgaataatgatgatggaGTCGGTACTTCTACTCAACCTAGTCAACATACTCAAGCTACTGAAGAAAATGAAGTTGATAATTTGGATGAAGAATTTCAAAATATGGCAAGGTTTGGTAGCTCTTCATCTACTCATAATTCTGAAACCTCGGACATATCAAAGAGAAGGCGTTATTTTGAACAAACAACTGACGTTAGAAGTGAAGGGAGAGATCAAGCAAAGAAAAGGGCTCGTGAGGCTAAAGCATCGCATAAATCAGATGAAAAATTGGATAAACtcatcgaacttcttgaaaacgCACAAACACAAAGAATGAAAAAATATGAAACAGAGGAAGAGTATCTGAAGAAGGACATGGAAAACTCTTCAATTTTGGCACAAACGCAGCAAAGAGAATCGGACATGAAGATCCTACGTCAACACTTGGATGAATTACAAGAATGGGAGAAACCCGtctacaaaatatggaagaacgagATTTTAGCCCGTCATGGATTACCACTTATCCCCTAA